Proteins encoded by one window of Haliotis asinina isolate JCU_RB_2024 chromosome 6, JCU_Hal_asi_v2, whole genome shotgun sequence:
- the LOC137286973 gene encoding uncharacterized protein: protein MQSSVTLLCLVVSVCAHSTMCNTQDTLDSKLSRPRRSVDEIVDGLTNRFSKYLSSIFDLDEDDFKDILKALGKLKLAVLKALLKKFLDLKDKHHDFGSGENFQRVSQMMESLEENIQRQELASGASATYIAMTSLTIPLLPVMAKVIY from the exons ATGCAGTCGTCTGTCACCCTTCTGTGTCTGGTTGTATCGGTGTGTGCACACTCCACCATGTGTAACACCCAGGACACCCTGGACAGCAAACTGTCACGTCCAAGGCGGTCAGTGGATGAGATCGTGGACGGACTGACCAACAGGTTCAGCAAATACCTCTCCTCTATTTTCGACTTGGACGAAGATGACTTCAAGGACATCCTGAAAGCTCTGGGGAAGCTGAAGTTGGCGGTCCTGAAGGCACTGCTGAAGAAATTCCTTGATTTGAAGGACAAGCACCACGATTTTGGAAGTGGTGAAAATTTCCAAAGGGTGTCTCAGATGATGGAATCACTGGAGGAGAACATTCAAAGACAGGAATTGGCAAGCG GAGCTTCTGCAACATATATCGCTATGACGTCACTGACGATTCCCCTGCTGCCAGTGATGGCTAAGGTTATTTATTGA